Proteins encoded together in one Bacteroides zoogleoformans window:
- a CDS encoding glycoside hydrolase family protein has protein sequence MMRVFMAILCSLLAVCSVSARDSRRKGTDRQAAIYRLPPFERAVRCTKYFEGWHSEKHHPYVGWGHQVQPGERYSARTMTKRQADALLRKDLRKFCAMFRKFGRDSLLLATLAYNVGPYRLLGSGKIPKSTLIRKLEAGDRNIYREYIAFCNYKGKRHAMLLKRRKAEFALLYIP, from the coding sequence ATGATGCGTGTATTCATGGCTATCCTCTGTTCGCTGCTGGCGGTCTGCTCCGTGTCCGCACGGGACAGCCGTCGGAAGGGGACGGACAGGCAGGCGGCAATCTACCGCCTGCCGCCTTTTGAGCGGGCGGTTCGCTGTACGAAGTATTTTGAAGGCTGGCACTCGGAGAAACACCACCCATACGTGGGCTGGGGTCATCAGGTGCAGCCGGGGGAAAGGTATTCGGCACGCACCATGACGAAGCGGCAGGCGGACGCACTCCTGCGGAAAGACTTGCGTAAGTTCTGCGCCATGTTCCGTAAGTTCGGGCGTGACAGTCTGCTCCTTGCCACGCTCGCCTACAATGTCGGTCCATACCGGCTTTTGGGGAGCGGGAAGATACCCAAAAGCACGCTGATCCGAAAATTGGAGGCGGGCGACAGGAACATTTACCGGGAATATATCGCTTTCTGCAACTACAAGGGGAAACGGCACGCCATGCTGCTCAAACGGAGAAAGGCGGAGTTTGCGCTGCTGTACATTCCGTAA
- a CDS encoding DUF3873 domain-containing protein yields the protein MATRMTINGVSTCTEAGTEKYERFQLGIGRRKRTLVQYDYRHPTDGELFSCVKPTLDECREARDEWLTAKEGKEDRR from the coding sequence ATGGCAACACGGATGACCATCAACGGAGTAAGCACCTGCACGGAAGCAGGTACGGAGAAATACGAGCGTTTCCAATTAGGTATCGGCAGACGCAAGCGGACACTTGTGCAGTACGACTACCGCCACCCCACAGACGGAGAGTTGTTCTCTTGTGTCAAACCCACATTGGACGAGTGCCGAGAAGCACGGGATGAGTGGCTCACGGCAAAGGAAGGAAAGGAGGACAGACGATGA
- a CDS encoding DUF7688 family protein, with protein sequence MEEIRQNGKIILHSDDGTSIRMIFKNLTGRIFQGQEYVEYIRHIAIGEMGFSPGIIEHCRDGEVIGKGKIPNV encoded by the coding sequence ATGGAAGAAATCAGACAGAACGGAAAAATCATCCTGCACAGCGATGACGGAACAAGCATAAGGATGATTTTCAAAAACCTCACGGGCAGGATTTTTCAAGGTCAGGAATATGTGGAGTATATCCGGCATATCGCAATCGGGGAGATGGGATTTTCGCCCGGCATCATAGAGCATTGCAGGGACGGTGAAGTAATCGGCAAAGGAAAAATCCCGAATGTATGA
- a CDS encoding PcfJ domain-containing protein has product MKPRTPIQQEVARLSERLPKLTATQRAYAFRHCFKHYAIKRADGTNICTECGHSWRSEHNLADTVCGCTCPHCGMELEALRTRKSVFSENEYFCIITTCKQYQVIRFFFVKSQYKAGQAAGYSIYEVVQRWISPKGTTVTIARLRGMSILYYDLWAEYSDMEVRKNNKLRAYDINPVCTYPRQRFIPELKRNGFNGEYHNILPYDLFTAILSDSRAETLLKAGQYPMLRHYIRSSFDIERYWASVKICIRNGYTIADGSMWRDTIDLLRHFGKDTNSPKYVCPSDLKAEHDRLMHKRNKEIERKKLEERIRQAKKHEKAYRKLKGIFFGIAFTDGTLQVRVLESVAEFAAEGTELHHCVFSNSYFLEKNSLILSATIDGKRIETVEVSLKTLEVVQSRGLHNSNTEYHDRIVNLVNSNVNLIRQRMEAA; this is encoded by the coding sequence ATGAAACCGAGAACACCCATACAGCAGGAAGTCGCACGATTGAGCGAGCGACTGCCGAAATTGACCGCCACACAGAGGGCTTACGCTTTCCGCCATTGCTTCAAACATTACGCCATCAAGAGGGCGGACGGCACGAACATCTGCACCGAGTGCGGACATTCGTGGAGGAGTGAACACAACCTTGCGGACACCGTTTGCGGATGCACCTGCCCGCATTGCGGCATGGAGTTGGAAGCGTTGCGCACCCGAAAGAGCGTGTTCAGCGAGAACGAGTATTTCTGCATCATCACCACCTGCAAGCAGTACCAAGTGATACGCTTCTTCTTCGTCAAGTCCCAATACAAGGCAGGGCAGGCAGCCGGGTATTCCATTTATGAAGTGGTGCAAAGGTGGATTTCGCCCAAAGGCACAACCGTCACCATTGCCCGACTGCGTGGAATGTCCATACTTTACTACGACCTATGGGCGGAATACAGCGACATGGAGGTACGCAAGAACAACAAACTCCGTGCATACGATATAAACCCCGTCTGCACCTATCCCCGACAGCGTTTCATACCCGAACTGAAACGCAACGGCTTCAATGGCGAATACCACAACATACTGCCTTACGACCTTTTCACGGCTATCCTTTCCGACAGCCGAGCCGAAACGCTGTTGAAGGCAGGGCAATACCCCATGTTGCGCCACTATATCCGCAGTTCCTTTGACATAGAGAGGTATTGGGCATCCGTAAAGATATGTATCCGCAACGGCTACACCATTGCTGACGGCTCCATGTGGCGTGACACCATAGACCTCCTGCGGCATTTCGGCAAGGACACGAACAGCCCGAAGTACGTCTGTCCCTCCGACCTCAAAGCCGAACACGACAGACTTATGCACAAGCGCAACAAGGAGATAGAACGCAAGAAGTTGGAGGAACGCATCCGCCAAGCGAAGAAACACGAGAAGGCATACCGCAAACTCAAAGGCATATTCTTCGGCATCGCCTTCACGGACGGCACTTTGCAGGTGCGTGTGTTGGAGAGCGTTGCGGAGTTTGCAGCGGAAGGGACGGAACTGCACCATTGCGTGTTTTCCAACTCCTATTTCCTTGAAAAGAACTCTCTTATCCTATCCGCTACCATTGACGGCAAGCGCATAGAAACGGTGGAGGTTTCCTTGAAGACATTGGAAGTGGTGCAAAGTCGTGGCTTGCACAATTCCAATACCGAGTACCACGACCGCATTGTAAACCTTGTGAACAGCAACGTGAACCTTATCCGCCAGCGGATGGAAGCGGCATAG
- a CDS encoding DUF6956 domain-containing protein, whose protein sequence is MNAAYQTLIVKFSEPIKVLDGIFDDAEAWGVDTLKGWIDDYESSRFTAINSHTAVITSEYNMECLMEWLKRNTPIAEITEC, encoded by the coding sequence ATGAACGCAGCCTATCAAACGCTGATAGTGAAGTTCAGTGAGCCTATCAAAGTATTGGACGGCATCTTTGACGATGCCGAAGCGTGGGGAGTTGATACCCTAAAAGGGTGGATAGACGACTACGAGAGCAGCAGGTTTACCGCCATCAACAGCCATACGGCAGTCATCACAAGCGAGTACAATATGGAGTGCCTGATGGAATGGTTGAAACGAAACACACCCATTGCCGAGATAACAGAATGTTAA